In Limisalsivibrio acetivorans, one genomic interval encodes:
- a CDS encoding HIT domain-containing protein: METIFSKIIKGEIPSSKVYEDEDFIAILDIMPTNLGHVLLIPKEYFENIFDAPESVGSKVYPLLSKLAKAMKEALNCDGINIVQNNGKAAGQEVFHAHIHLIPRYENDGIRFTPQHKEYDSTEHMQQTAEKIKSSI; encoded by the coding sequence ATGGAAACGATTTTCAGCAAGATAATCAAAGGGGAGATACCTTCATCCAAGGTTTATGAGGATGAGGATTTTATAGCGATTCTGGATATTATGCCCACCAACCTTGGGCACGTTCTCCTTATACCAAAAGAGTATTTTGAGAATATCTTCGATGCGCCCGAGTCTGTGGGCTCAAAGGTTTATCCACTTCTGTCGAAACTGGCAAAAGCCATGAAGGAAGCGCTCAACTGCGACGGGATCAATATTGTGCAGAATAACGGCAAGGCCGCCGGACAGGAGGTCTTCCACGCCCATATACACCTCATACCACGCTATGAGAATGACGGCATCCGCTTTACGCCCCAACATAAGGAGTACGACTCAACGGAGCATATGCAGCAAACCGCAGAAAAGATAAAAAGCAGCATTTAA
- a CDS encoding type II toxin-antitoxin system Phd/YefM family antitoxin yields MGSVKYELSEMMSASSFSRNMSKVSELLDTMRRVVVLRNNTPEMVVLPVEDYELMKSIMDLAEHLEIAKLIEERRSEQSFSLDEVLDDEGIAVDEQ; encoded by the coding sequence ATGGGTTCTGTAAAGTACGAACTAAGTGAGATGATGAGCGCTAGCTCTTTCTCTAGAAACATGAGCAAGGTCAGCGAATTACTAGACACGATGCGGCGTGTTGTTGTCCTGCGTAACAACACTCCAGAGATGGTGGTTCTGCCTGTTGAGGATTATGAGCTCATGAAATCCATCATGGATTTAGCCGAACATCTTGAGATAGCAAAACTCATTGAAGAGAGAAGATCAGAGCAGAGCTTTTCTCTTGATGAGGTACTAGACGATGAAGGGATTGCTGTCGATGAACAATAG
- a CDS encoding type II toxin-antitoxin system RelE family toxin, whose protein sequence is MNNSFKVELSESAMEEFKKLDGSIKKIVGKQLKALETNPYKGEMLS, encoded by the coding sequence ATGAACAATAGCTTCAAGGTTGAACTCAGCGAATCAGCCATGGAAGAGTTCAAAAAGCTGGACGGCAGCATCAAAAAGATTGTCGGAAAACAGCTAAAGGCTCTTGAGACAAACCCATACAAAGGCGAAATGCTTTCGTAA
- a CDS encoding nicotinamide mononucleotide transporter, with protein MDLFLQIWGALFYLLNKIFFAVAEGKAPDIRRNLKILGWAVFIIGVPPWVVVYVSEHNWMAASIEAGGIPTMMLGFMTAYRNTDKPGKAVQSFGAVSMYAVLSAGILYSLYDYGGITSLSQIFELGTITGFLLGSYMLAKFNHNGWLLFMMMSACVAALMYLAGRYIMLTEQVISIGFALYGYISAKKRKEWEDYEDSWSGYSRGTFSGES; from the coding sequence ATGGATCTGTTCCTGCAGATTTGGGGAGCTCTATTTTACCTTCTCAACAAGATCTTTTTTGCTGTTGCGGAGGGTAAGGCTCCAGATATAAGGAGAAACCTTAAGATTCTGGGGTGGGCTGTGTTCATCATCGGCGTTCCGCCATGGGTTGTTGTTTATGTTTCTGAACATAACTGGATGGCCGCCTCTATCGAAGCGGGTGGAATACCAACTATGATGCTCGGTTTCATGACTGCATATCGTAATACAGACAAACCGGGAAAGGCAGTTCAGTCCTTTGGTGCAGTCTCCATGTATGCAGTTCTTTCGGCGGGTATACTATACAGCCTATACGACTATGGCGGGATAACCTCACTGTCGCAGATCTTCGAGCTTGGAACGATAACCGGTTTTCTCCTCGGCAGTTATATGCTTGCGAAGTTTAATCATAACGGCTGGCTCCTGTTTATGATGATGAGCGCCTGCGTAGCTGCACTCATGTATCTGGCTGGGCGTTATATAATGCTCACAGAGCAGGTTATCTCCATAGGGTTTGCACTTTACGGCTACATCAGTGCAAAGAAACGAAAGGAATGGGAGGACTACGAAGACAGCTGGAGCGGATACTCAAGGGGGACATTCAGCGGGGAGTCATGA
- a CDS encoding alpha/beta hydrolase has protein sequence MKILARTFIHTAVLTLCLTSIAMAFSDLSPYVIRYQCTGGFIDKYHYNAVPEHKLDMRKSKRIEDKYESNGRELDVISYYPEGNAMGVVVFFHGGGWTGGEPEQLEFMGEFLSGLGFVVHLPSYRKVWDYHMPFISVDDAKSAVIWAESKHSGGRAGEYFIIGGESAGGHLALSMLTIPLFSYNIDIKPDKLILLNPITRLRKEGYYRDEYRVNKKFIEPYNYIGDGLPETLFIHGDKDNTVPYVDSWNTNMKMVSKGNVSYLCNSRTFIHGYYYENKTKRASLLNLIRTFLADK, from the coding sequence ATGAAGATTCTGGCTCGTACATTCATTCATACGGCAGTCTTAACCCTTTGCCTCACCTCCATAGCAATGGCTTTTTCTGATCTCTCACCTTATGTGATCCGATACCAATGCACAGGAGGTTTCATCGATAAGTATCACTATAATGCCGTACCGGAACACAAGCTTGATATGCGTAAATCTAAGCGGATAGAGGATAAATATGAGTCAAACGGCAGGGAGCTGGACGTTATCTCGTACTACCCAGAGGGGAACGCCATGGGGGTTGTTGTATTCTTCCATGGGGGTGGCTGGACAGGTGGAGAGCCTGAACAGCTCGAATTTATGGGTGAATTCCTCTCCGGTTTAGGCTTTGTTGTCCATCTTCCATCCTATAGGAAGGTCTGGGACTATCATATGCCGTTTATCTCTGTGGATGATGCGAAGAGTGCAGTTATCTGGGCGGAGAGTAAACACAGTGGTGGTAGAGCGGGTGAATACTTTATCATTGGTGGGGAATCCGCTGGGGGGCACCTTGCTCTTTCGATGCTCACTATACCCCTCTTTTCGTATAATATTGATATTAAACCTGATAAGCTCATACTTCTTAACCCGATAACAAGGTTACGCAAGGAGGGGTATTACAGGGATGAGTACCGTGTGAATAAGAAGTTTATTGAGCCATACAACTATATAGGGGATGGGCTCCCTGAGACACTATTTATCCATGGAGACAAAGATAATACTGTACCATATGTGGATTCGTGGAACACAAATATGAAGATGGTATCCAAAGGCAATGTCTCTTATCTGTGCAACTCAAGAACGTTTATTCATGGGTACTATTATGAGAATAAAACAAAAAGGGCAAGTCTTCTTAATCTAATAAGGACATTTCTAGCTGATAAATAG
- a CDS encoding HD domain-containing phosphohydrolase has translation MKRFWKSYTIFQSLTIFAVALVVTVGLSIMLISGQQSEKALHSLADGIMVRTLENAKVNIGESIGSAVRISSILQVAIEENGGLPRERAYLRKLMLRSLLNHQNVYTVYYGNEKGEFFLVGKREREDGVTGYFAKESVIDDGVRRVTEKWMNTRGEVVAVTDLTETDTYDPRVRPWYEKAKRSGTSVWSDPYIFYITGQPGLTYAIPFEQFGEFKGVVGADLEVKTISLANLSSYTPNTQFFVADGEGRIIAHSELDKFYKLAGEKGRIPRVDDFGDTIVESIFTSHRENLRNMDLRDIRIKNKSYKTIFGEHRSAGLQFLIGLYTPYGDYLEPLRQGEKQILILSIIVIIMAVLFSMVISSALAKPFVILSRATGSVANLEFGRTISINTKYSEANVLVDNFNEMLENLNNYKVANEYLNENLREAHLDTFYRLALAAEYKDYYTAEHLNRVSALSVFIADALGMGRKDVELIKHSSAMHDVGKIGVPDNILMKPGKLTAKEYDVIKKHSEIGAKILENPSSELMEWARIVALNHHERWDGKGYPNGIAGEDIPLSGRIVAIADVMDALLSKRSYKDAFSFEKTMDIIVIERGKQFEPELVDLISKNEDRVRGILL, from the coding sequence ATGAAAAGATTCTGGAAATCATACACCATCTTTCAGTCACTCACTATCTTTGCCGTTGCGCTGGTTGTCACGGTGGGTCTCAGTATCATGCTGATCTCCGGCCAGCAGTCCGAGAAAGCGCTGCACTCTCTGGCGGATGGAATCATGGTTCGCACACTAGAGAATGCCAAGGTAAACATCGGCGAGTCCATAGGGTCCGCAGTTCGGATATCCTCAATTCTGCAGGTCGCCATAGAAGAGAACGGCGGTCTTCCCAGGGAGCGTGCATATCTTAGAAAGCTTATGCTGCGCTCTCTACTCAACCACCAGAACGTATATACGGTTTACTACGGTAACGAAAAGGGTGAATTCTTCCTTGTCGGCAAGAGGGAACGAGAAGATGGGGTAACAGGGTATTTTGCGAAGGAGTCTGTTATTGATGATGGTGTTCGCAGGGTGACCGAAAAATGGATGAATACACGTGGTGAGGTGGTTGCGGTTACTGATCTAACAGAGACTGATACCTACGACCCAAGGGTAAGGCCATGGTATGAAAAAGCAAAACGTTCCGGTACATCGGTATGGTCCGATCCCTATATTTTTTACATAACAGGTCAGCCAGGGCTTACGTATGCGATTCCCTTTGAGCAGTTTGGTGAGTTTAAGGGGGTTGTGGGTGCGGATCTCGAGGTCAAAACTATCTCGCTTGCAAACCTTAGCTCCTACACGCCGAACACACAGTTCTTTGTGGCTGATGGTGAGGGGAGGATAATAGCACATTCGGAGCTGGATAAGTTCTATAAGCTTGCGGGCGAGAAGGGGAGAATACCAAGGGTTGATGATTTTGGCGATACCATAGTTGAGTCCATATTCACCTCCCACAGGGAAAACCTAAGGAACATGGACCTTCGGGATATCCGTATTAAAAACAAAAGCTACAAAACTATCTTTGGTGAGCACAGAAGCGCAGGGCTTCAGTTCCTTATCGGGCTTTACACTCCCTATGGTGATTACCTTGAACCGTTGCGGCAGGGAGAAAAACAGATACTGATTCTTAGCATTATCGTTATAATAATGGCCGTACTTTTCAGTATGGTCATTTCCTCCGCACTGGCAAAACCCTTCGTTATATTGAGCCGTGCCACTGGCTCCGTTGCAAACCTGGAATTTGGCCGGACGATAAGTATTAATACGAAATATTCCGAGGCGAATGTGCTTGTTGATAACTTCAACGAGATGCTTGAGAACCTTAACAACTATAAAGTCGCAAACGAATACCTTAACGAAAACCTACGTGAGGCACACCTTGATACATTCTACCGCCTCGCTCTTGCGGCAGAATATAAGGATTACTATACAGCTGAGCATCTTAACAGGGTTAGTGCCCTGTCTGTCTTTATTGCGGATGCCCTTGGTATGGGCAGAAAAGATGTCGAGTTAATTAAACATTCCAGCGCAATGCATGATGTTGGAAAGATAGGTGTGCCAGATAACATCCTTATGAAGCCGGGCAAGCTCACAGCTAAAGAGTATGATGTGATCAAGAAACATTCAGAGATCGGTGCAAAGATCCTGGAAAACCCGAGTTCAGAGCTTATGGAATGGGCGAGAATTGTTGCCCTGAACCACCATGAGCGATGGGACGGAAAAGGCTATCCGAACGGTATAGCTGGTGAAGATATTCCACTTTCTGGTCGAATTGTTGCCATTGCGGATGTTATGGATGCACTATTATCCAAGAGAAGCTACAAGGACGCCTTCTCCTTTGAGAAAACCATGGATATTATTGTCATTGAGCGGGGGAAGCAGTTTGAGCCGGAGCTTGTGGACCTTATCTCAAAGAATGAGGACCGTGTCCGAGGTATACTGCTCTAA
- a CDS encoding NADP-dependent oxidoreductase: MKAVIIREFGGAEVLETAEMDKPAPGEYEVLVKIAGAGVNPVDAKTRRGSGFVAEMIKDSLPWIPGFDISGTVEEIGTGVRELKVGDKVYGRIGFSATSGTYAEYAAVNEDELSFAPSNIELYEAAGIPVAALTAWQAFHDAAHLEKGSSVLIHAGAGGVGHFAVQFAKLYGAEVTCTASEHNRDFLLSLGADRVIDYKSEDFTRVMDGADFILDTMGGEIGIRSMDILRKCGVMVTVPTITAEEICRKGLDRSLDVRGIKVKPSRDNLDTIRELIENGKVKVHVSRVFGLDEAAEAHRLIESGHSKGKCVLKIA; this comes from the coding sequence ATGAAAGCAGTAATTATCAGGGAATTCGGCGGAGCTGAGGTTCTTGAGACGGCGGAGATGGATAAACCTGCGCCTGGTGAGTATGAGGTTCTTGTGAAGATAGCTGGCGCAGGGGTGAACCCAGTGGATGCGAAAACCAGAAGAGGCTCCGGTTTTGTTGCAGAGATGATAAAGGACAGCCTTCCCTGGATACCGGGTTTTGACATATCAGGCACGGTGGAGGAGATTGGAACCGGTGTTCGTGAGCTCAAGGTGGGTGATAAGGTTTACGGCAGAATCGGTTTTTCCGCAACATCGGGAACTTACGCAGAGTATGCAGCGGTTAATGAAGATGAGCTCAGCTTCGCACCATCAAACATTGAACTTTACGAGGCGGCAGGTATACCTGTAGCGGCTCTCACCGCTTGGCAGGCATTCCACGATGCGGCTCACCTCGAAAAGGGGAGCAGTGTGCTTATCCATGCCGGTGCAGGTGGCGTGGGGCATTTCGCTGTCCAGTTTGCAAAGCTTTACGGCGCAGAGGTCACTTGCACAGCGTCTGAGCATAACAGGGATTTCCTTCTTAGCCTTGGTGCAGACAGGGTTATCGATTACAAGAGTGAGGACTTTACAAGGGTTATGGACGGTGCAGATTTTATACTCGACACGATGGGTGGTGAGATAGGCATCCGCTCAATGGATATCCTTCGCAAGTGCGGCGTTATGGTAACGGTCCCTACGATTACTGCGGAGGAGATATGCCGTAAGGGTCTGGACAGGAGTCTCGATGTAAGGGGCATCAAGGTGAAACCGTCCAGAGACAACCTTGATACGATTCGGGAGCTCATTGAGAACGGCAAGGTTAAGGTGCATGTATCCAGGGTATTCGGTCTGGACGAAGCCGCAGAGGCGCATCGTCTTATAGAGTCTGGACACTCCAAGGGGAAATGTGTACTAAAGATAGCCTGA
- a CDS encoding NAD-binding protein: MNMHKPTVVLCGVGYFERMLLYEIVEQWPVIVVEMDTKRIEDLKDEFESVRFLNADASSILTWKKIDLDEVGHVVSTFRDSDISLEIVRILRESMESKLPAIVLKYDDRPDDKFIEYGATLIKPLETSINIVLNKLNRNYSKAIDLGLKRGDIIELSILSKSHLTDRKMRTIRPNKWRIAAIYREDELVLPTPEEQLRVGDRVVFTGEPKVLENLANMLLQGTPQFPSQFGSRLGVALSSKWPDLVDEAVYLSKNVKTSGLNLYPVKKGLNKDLVGKVKEELENFSVADPVHSMNQILGKDPVDGLYVLPDRSETILRHFIMRDLFDTAQKPFLVSRGTFPYEEVVVSLNCDDPGYVMETGMELARELDVPLSVFYVAFPRELRGKEGNDALEKRDMIIEDFKSIYKLDIDYDIPEGNPVIESLNYIREKERSILVLGHDRKKPIGFFRPNVTYLVAMKCGMSALVLPTE; this comes from the coding sequence ATGAATATGCACAAACCGACTGTGGTTCTTTGCGGTGTCGGCTACTTCGAAAGGATGCTTCTCTATGAAATAGTGGAGCAGTGGCCTGTTATTGTTGTGGAGATGGATACTAAGCGCATCGAGGATCTTAAAGATGAATTCGAAAGTGTTCGATTCCTCAATGCGGATGCGAGCAGTATTCTTACGTGGAAGAAGATAGATCTCGACGAAGTAGGGCATGTTGTTTCAACGTTCAGGGATTCGGATATAAGCCTGGAAATCGTGCGGATTCTGAGGGAGAGCATGGAGTCCAAGCTCCCCGCCATCGTTCTTAAATACGATGACAGGCCAGATGATAAGTTTATTGAATATGGCGCAACCCTTATAAAGCCACTGGAAACCTCCATTAATATCGTACTGAATAAGCTAAACCGCAACTACTCTAAGGCGATTGACCTGGGTCTAAAGCGTGGCGATATAATTGAGCTTTCCATACTGTCAAAAAGTCACCTTACAGATAGAAAGATGCGCACCATAAGGCCGAATAAGTGGCGCATTGCCGCCATATACCGTGAGGACGAGCTTGTACTCCCAACCCCAGAGGAACAGTTGAGAGTAGGGGACAGAGTCGTTTTTACAGGTGAGCCGAAGGTTCTTGAGAACCTTGCCAACATGCTGTTGCAGGGTACTCCGCAGTTCCCCTCCCAGTTTGGCTCAAGGCTAGGTGTAGCGCTGTCGAGCAAATGGCCGGACCTTGTTGATGAGGCAGTTTACCTTTCAAAGAATGTTAAAACGAGCGGTCTAAACCTTTATCCTGTCAAAAAAGGGCTCAATAAGGATCTCGTGGGGAAGGTGAAGGAGGAGCTGGAAAACTTCAGCGTTGCCGATCCTGTACACAGTATGAACCAGATACTTGGCAAGGACCCTGTGGATGGGCTTTATGTTCTTCCGGACAGATCAGAGACCATTCTCCGGCATTTCATTATGCGTGATCTTTTTGATACTGCGCAGAAACCGTTTCTTGTTTCACGTGGAACATTTCCATACGAAGAAGTGGTTGTATCACTGAATTGTGACGACCCCGGGTACGTAATGGAGACAGGGATGGAGCTGGCCAGGGAGCTTGATGTGCCCCTAAGCGTATTTTACGTTGCTTTCCCCAGGGAGCTGAGGGGTAAAGAGGGGAACGATGCTCTAGAGAAACGTGATATGATCATTGAGGATTTTAAGAGCATATATAAATTGGATATTGATTACGATATTCCCGAGGGGAATCCTGTTATCGAGTCGCTTAACTACATAAGAGAGAAGGAGCGTTCGATCCTGGTTCTCGGCCACGACAGAAAGAAGCCCATAGGTTTCTTCAGGCCAAACGTGACCTACCTTGTGGCGATGAAATGCGGTATGTCAGCACTTGTTCTGCCCACAGAATAA